A single genomic interval of Chryseobacterium paludis harbors:
- the atpH gene encoding ATP synthase F1 subunit delta, giving the protein MLTSKVAKRYAQGLLDFTNESGQTATVFSEMKDVVKLMSESVDLNKFFLTPYIDAKKKTEVANEIFKGLSLSSQNLIRLVIKQGRENQLKNIAQEFINKVEDINGVLRITLTTATELSKENIDQILKSTNLVSNTSNFDLKVNVNPKILGGYILRVGDQQIDASVKNKLNQVKKDFQLN; this is encoded by the coding sequence ATGCTTACATCTAAAGTAGCTAAAAGATATGCACAAGGTTTGCTGGATTTCACAAATGAATCCGGACAGACAGCTACTGTGTTTTCTGAAATGAAAGATGTAGTGAAGTTAATGTCTGAATCCGTGGATTTAAACAAATTCTTCCTTACCCCTTACATTGATGCTAAAAAGAAAACAGAAGTAGCAAATGAGATTTTTAAAGGTTTATCACTTTCTTCTCAGAATTTAATCAGATTGGTTATTAAACAAGGACGTGAAAATCAACTTAAGAATATCGCTCAGGAATTTATCAACAAAGTGGAAGATATCAATGGTGTATTAAGAATAACGCTTACTACGGCTACTGAGCTTTCAAAAGAGAATATAGATCAAATTTTGAAATCTACCAATTTGGTTAGTAATACTTCAAATTTCGATTTGAAAGTAAATGTGAATCCTAAAATTTTAGGAGGTTATATTTTAAGAGTGGGAGACCAGCAGATCGATGCATCTGTGAAAAACAAACTGAATCAGGTTAAAAAAGATTTTCAATTAAATTAA
- a CDS encoding F0F1 ATP synthase subunit B: protein MGIIEPGIGLLFWMTLTFVILLFLLAKFAWKPIVNAVNDRETSIVDALNQAKLAKKEMEDLKADNERIIREAKIERDAILKEAREIKDRIVGEAKDVAKSEGDKLIAAAKQTIETEKNAAMADIKTQIGALSVNIAESILKQKLDNNEAQNELVQNYLNKSNLN from the coding sequence ATGGGAATTATTGAACCTGGAATTGGACTTTTGTTTTGGATGACGCTTACTTTTGTTATCCTGTTGTTTCTTTTAGCAAAATTCGCTTGGAAACCAATTGTTAATGCAGTAAACGACAGAGAAACTTCTATTGTTGATGCATTAAATCAAGCTAAATTGGCTAAAAAAGAAATGGAAGATCTTAAAGCTGATAACGAAAGAATCATTCGTGAAGCTAAAATTGAAAGAGATGCTATCCTTAAAGAAGCAAGAGAAATTAAAGATAGAATTGTAGGAGAAGCTAAAGATGTTGCTAAATCTGAAGGCGATAAATTGATCGCAGCGGCTAAACAGACTATTGAAACTGAGAAAAATGCTGCTATGGCAGATATCAAAACTCAAATTGGTGCTTTATCTGTAAATATCGCTGAGTCTATCCTTAAACAAAAACTAGACAACAACGAAGCTCAAAACGAGTTGGTTCAAAATTATTTAAACAAATCTAATCTTAACTAA
- the atpA gene encoding F0F1 ATP synthase subunit alpha, which yields MAEINPAEVSAILKQQLANFDTQSNVEEVGTVLTIGDGIARVYGLENVQYGELVKFSSDVEGIVLNLEEDNVGVALLGESKLVREGDTVRRTKRISSIKVGEGMLGRVVDTLGNPIDGKGPITGDLYEMPLERKAPGVIFRQPVTEPLQTGIVAIDSMIPVGRGQRELIIGDRQTGKTTVAIDTIINQKEFFDAGKPVYCIYVAIGQKASTVAQIVKTLSDKGALEYTVIVAANASDPVPMQVYSAMAGASIGEFFRDTGRPALIVYDDLSKQAVAYRELSLLLRRPPGREAYPGDVFYLHSRLLERAAKVIADDTIASQMNDLPESLRPLVKGGGSLTALPIIETQAGDVSAYIPTNVISITDGQIFLESDLFNSGVRPAINVGISVSRVGGNAQIKSMKKVSGTLKLDQAQYKELEAFAKFGSDLDASTLAVISKGERNVELLKQPVNSPLPVDSQVAMIYAGTENLLRNVPIRKVKEFQIEYIAFLRSKHPETMAAIKAGKIDNEITDVLKQAANDLASKYN from the coding sequence ATGGCAGAAATAAATCCGGCAGAAGTATCTGCGATCTTAAAACAGCAATTGGCCAACTTCGATACTCAATCAAACGTTGAGGAAGTAGGTACAGTTTTAACCATCGGTGATGGAATTGCTCGTGTATACGGGTTAGAAAACGTACAATACGGAGAGTTGGTTAAATTTTCTAGTGATGTAGAAGGTATTGTACTTAACCTTGAAGAAGACAACGTAGGTGTTGCTCTTTTGGGAGAAAGTAAATTAGTTAGAGAAGGAGATACAGTAAGAAGAACAAAAAGAATTTCTTCTATTAAAGTAGGAGAAGGAATGTTAGGAAGAGTAGTAGATACTCTTGGTAACCCTATCGATGGTAAAGGTCCTATTACTGGGGATTTATATGAAATGCCATTGGAAAGAAAAGCTCCTGGAGTTATCTTTAGACAACCGGTAACTGAACCGTTACAGACAGGTATCGTTGCTATCGACTCTATGATTCCTGTAGGAAGAGGACAAAGAGAGCTTATCATTGGTGACAGACAAACAGGTAAAACTACTGTTGCTATTGATACGATCATCAATCAAAAAGAATTTTTTGATGCAGGAAAGCCTGTATATTGTATATATGTTGCAATCGGACAGAAAGCTTCTACAGTAGCTCAAATCGTTAAAACGCTTTCTGATAAAGGAGCTTTAGAGTATACGGTTATTGTTGCAGCTAATGCATCAGATCCGGTTCCAATGCAGGTGTATTCTGCTATGGCAGGTGCTTCTATCGGAGAGTTCTTCAGAGACACTGGTAGACCAGCTCTTATTGTTTATGATGATTTATCTAAACAAGCTGTTGCTTACCGTGAGCTTTCTCTACTATTAAGAAGACCACCGGGACGTGAAGCTTACCCTGGAGACGTTTTCTATCTTCACTCAAGATTATTGGAAAGAGCTGCAAAAGTAATTGCTGATGATACTATCGCAAGCCAAATGAATGACTTACCTGAGTCTTTAAGACCTTTAGTAAAAGGTGGTGGTTCATTAACTGCACTTCCAATTATTGAAACTCAAGCTGGTGACGTTTCTGCATATATTCCTACTAACGTAATTTCGATTACAGATGGACAGATCTTCTTGGAATCTGATTTATTCAACTCCGGAGTTCGTCCTGCAATTAACGTAGGTATCTCTGTATCGAGAGTAGGAGGTAATGCACAGATCAAATCAATGAAAAAAGTTTCTGGTACATTAAAACTTGACCAGGCTCAATATAAAGAACTTGAAGCATTTGCTAAATTCGGTTCTGACCTTGATGCTTCTACTTTAGCAGTAATCTCTAAAGGAGAAAGAAACGTGGAACTTCTTAAGCAACCAGTTAACTCTCCACTTCCTGTAGATAGCCAGGTAGCTATGATATATGCAGGTACTGAGAACTTGTTGAGAAACGTTCCTATCAGAAAAGTAAAAGAATTCCAAATTGAATATATCGCTTTCCTAAGATCTAAGCACCCTGAAACTATGGCTGCTATTAAAGCTGGGAAAATCGATAATGAAATTACAGACGTTCTTAAGCAAGCTGCTAACGATTTAGCTTCAAAATATAATTAA
- the atpG gene encoding ATP synthase F1 subunit gamma produces MANLKEIRGRISSISSTMQITRAMKMVSAAKLKKAQDAIVMLRPYSEKLQEIIQNVNSSSDPDQVSIYAQKREVKRVLFIAVTSNRGLAGAFNSSIVKELNIQFQNNAQYEIEVLTIGKKAYDAVRRSRTVYSNESAVFDNLNFDAVSNLTEGVMNSFKEGKFDEVYLIYNKFVNAATQEVTKEQLLPILMPETTEPQVETDYIFEPNKNEILDNLIPKSIKTQVFKAVLDSVASEHGARMTAMHKATDNAQSLKNDLVIFYNKARQAAITNEILEIVSGAEALKNS; encoded by the coding sequence ATGGCAAACTTAAAAGAAATACGAGGAAGAATCAGTTCAATTTCATCTACGATGCAGATTACACGTGCTATGAAAATGGTTTCTGCAGCGAAACTTAAAAAAGCGCAAGATGCAATCGTAATGTTAAGACCTTATTCTGAAAAATTACAAGAAATCATCCAGAATGTAAATTCTAGTTCAGATCCTGATCAGGTTTCTATTTATGCTCAGAAAAGAGAAGTTAAAAGAGTTCTTTTTATTGCTGTTACTTCAAATAGAGGTCTTGCGGGAGCTTTTAACTCATCTATTGTAAAAGAGCTTAATATTCAGTTTCAGAATAACGCTCAATATGAGATCGAAGTTCTTACAATTGGTAAAAAAGCATATGATGCTGTAAGAAGAAGCCGTACTGTATATTCAAATGAAAGCGCTGTTTTTGATAATTTGAACTTTGATGCTGTTTCCAACCTTACTGAAGGAGTAATGAATAGTTTCAAGGAAGGGAAGTTTGACGAAGTTTATTTAATTTATAATAAATTTGTTAATGCTGCAACTCAGGAAGTTACTAAAGAACAGCTTCTTCCGATTTTGATGCCCGAAACTACAGAACCTCAGGTAGAAACAGATTATATTTTTGAACCTAATAAAAATGAGATTTTGGATAATTTGATTCCAAAGTCAATTAAAACACAGGTTTTCAAAGCTGTTTTAGATTCAGTAGCATCTGAACATGGAGCGAGAATGACTGCAATGCATAAAGCAACAGATAATGCTCAATCTTTAAAGAATGATTTAGTAATCTTCTATAACAAAGCAAGACAGGCTGCTATTACAAACGAGATCTTGGAAATCGTTTCCGGAGCAGAAGCTTTGAAAAATTCTTAA
- a CDS encoding ATP synthase F0 subunit C, translated as MDLSTGAGLIYVGIGLAVLGVGLGIGKIGGHAMDAIARQPEQAGKIQGAMLIAAGLIEGAGLIAIIFGAFIK; from the coding sequence ATGGATTTATCAACTGGAGCAGGATTAATTTACGTAGGAATTGGTTTAGCAGTATTAGGAGTAGGTCTTGGTATTGGTAAAATCGGAGGTCACGCAATGGATGCTATCGCTAGACAACCAGAACAAGCTGGTAAGATTCAAGGAGCAATGCTTATTGCTGCTGGTCTTATTGAAGGTGCTGGTCTTATCGCGATCATCTTTGGTGCTTTCATCAAGTAA